The following coding sequences lie in one Salmo salar chromosome ssa13, Ssal_v3.1, whole genome shotgun sequence genomic window:
- the LOC106566828 gene encoding probable G-protein coupled receptor 173, with translation MANGNETSEGLGGPLAAVVATTGGMAVGGPSSAVSTYIKLVLLGLIICISLVGNLVVSLLVLRDRALHKAPYYFLLDLCLADTIRSAVCFPFVLVSIKNGSAWTYSVLSCKVVAFMAVLFCFHAAFMLFCISVTRYMAIAHHRFYSKRMTFWTCVAVVCMVWTLSVAMAFPPVFDVGTYKFIREEDQCIFEHRYFKANDTLGFMLMLAVLILATHVVYMKLLLFEYKHRKMKPVQMVPAISQNWTFHGPGATGQAAANWIAGFGRGPMPPTLLGIRQNLHNQNRRLLGMEEFKAEKQLGRMFYVITLLFLVLWSPYIVACYWRVFVKACTIPHRYLSTTVWMSFAQAGVNPIVCFFLNKDLKKGLLAHLPASCRTKPHLPREPYRVM, from the coding sequence ATGGCCAATGGCAACGAGACCAGTGAGGGGCTCGGCGGTCCCCTGGCGGCGGTGGTGGCCACGACGGGAGGGATGGCAGTCGGGGGCCCATCGTCAGCTGTGTCCACCTACATCAAACTGGTCCTACTGGGGCTAATCATCTGCATCAGCCTGGTGGGGAACCTGGTGGTGTCTCTGCTGGTCCTCAGGGACCGGGCCCTGCACAAGGCCCCCTACTACTTCCTGCTGGACCTGTGCCTGGCCGACACCATCCGCTCGGCCGTCTGCTTCCCCTTCGTGCTGGTGTCCATCAAGAACGGCTCGGCCTGGACCTACAGCGTGCTCAGCTGCAAGGTGGTGGCCTTCATGGCCGTGCTCTTCTGCTTCCATGCCGCCTTCATGCTGTTTTGCATCAGCGTGACGCGCTACATGGCCATCGCCCACCACCGCTTCTACTCCAAGCGCATGACCTTCTGGACGTGTGTGGCGGTGGTGTGCATGGTGTGGACACTGTCGGTGGCCATGGCCTTCCCACCTGTCTTTGATGTGGGCACCTACAAGTTCATCCGCGAGGAGGACCAGTGCATCTTCGAGCACCGCTACTTCAAGGCAAACGACACACTGGGCTTTATGCTGATGCTGGCCGTGCTGATCCTGGCCACGCACGTGGTCTACATGAAACTGCTGCTCTTCGAGTACAAGCACCGCAAGATGAAGCCTGTCCAGATGGTGCCAGCTATTAGCCAAAACTGGACCTTCCACGGGCCTGGCGCCACCGGCCAGGCGGCAGCCAACTGGATCGCAGGCTTTGGTCGGGGCCCCATGCCGCCCACCCTGCTGGGCATCCGGCAGAACTTGCACAACCAGAACCGGCGCCTGTTGGGCATGGAGGAGTTCAAGGCGGAGAAGCAGCTTGGCAGGATGTTCTACGTGATCACCCTGTTGTTCCTGGTGCTGTGGTCACCCTACATAGTGGCCTGCTACTGGCGGGTGTTTGTCAAGGCCTGCACCATACCGCACCGGTACCTCTCCACCACCGTATGGATGAGCTTTGCCCAGGCAGGGGTCAACCCCATTGTCTGCTTCTTCCTCAACAAGGACCTGAAGAAGGGGCTCCTGGCACACCTGCCAGCCAGCTGTAGGACTAAACCTCATCTGCCCCGAGAGCCTTATCGCGTCATGTGA